The Onychostoma macrolepis isolate SWU-2019 chromosome 18, ASM1243209v1, whole genome shotgun sequence genome includes the window AATTACTGATTAAACTGTACAGCAAACATCAGTATTTATGACGTTTATTGTATTATCATCTCACTGGTCATTGGGTCAATAACCATAATGAAACACTCCCCTCAATACAAATACATTATCATTGTCAAGtcagtaaatataaatgtaatattgaatttTAGTGAATATTTGGCCTGATATGTGTCTGTTTTAGTCTTCTAGAATCCTGTGGAGCAAGTTGTTTGTAGCTATCTTGTGTCAGACACATAGCCTGAAATCTGAGACCTTTGTCagatgaataatacataatgaaCTTTTGATATTCATTGTACAAAGGATGCCATTGGCATCATCTGTCTGTGTAtataaaaagctatttttttgaTAACTTCAATTTATAACTATGTGAGAGAATTTCCCAGGACATACATCAGTACTTCGAACAGTAAATATATggtgctaaaaataacattaatggTTGACAGTGCTgcatgttaaatgtttttggtAGGTTAGGTCACTGAGAACTACCAGGATGATTCACACTTATGtcactttcattttaaaccttgTGTTTCAGAGCATGCATGTAATTGTGCAAGCTCATCTAAATTAATTATAACACCCTGACATTAAGAAAAGCCTTGGTGATAATACGCAAATAAATTATATCTAAGGGTTTTCTTGACTTGAAGGATTAATTTATccaaaaaaattctgtcatttactcatcctcttGTCCTTCCAAATctgtataacttttttttttctgtggcacaaaaaaaaaaagaagatattttggaaaatgtctcagtgttttttttgtccatgcaaAGAAAATCAGTGGGGTCCAGTGCTGTTTCGGAGACATGACTTTCCATGGGTCCTTTCATAATATCTTCTTTCAAGTTACGCAAAAGTCGTACAGATTTGGAACATGAGGTTGAgcaaatgataacagaattttcaagTGGCTATGTTTTGTCATTGATGCTTAACATATGATCATCTCCATCTTCTAGTTTGTTGGATTACTGGTGTGGTCGCTGATCGCCAGTACCAACTACACCTCGAATCCTGCTTATGGTTGGGTGATGTTTGTCAGCGTGACACTGTGGCTTCTGAGCATTGCCCTGTTTGTAGTGCTGATGTTGAGGTTTTATCAGAGTCTACCCTCAGTGCCCTGGCCTTTAGTGGTGAGACACTTACTCCTCTATAATTTGTGACTTTGTCAGTTAAATCAAGTTTGTAATCCTGTCTTCCTTTTCTCCTTGTAGCTCATGGTGTTCTATGTAGTCGCAGCTGTTCTATATGTAACTGCCTTTTTGGCTGATGCAGTATCTGTCCCATCCTATAGGCTTTCCTGGCATGCTCATCTGGGAGCTTCTGCAGTGAGTGAAAACATGTCTTgaacacacactacacacacattcacaaatgCTATGAGCTGAGAGAGGTGTGTCCATCCTACCTCATTTCTAAAGTAAAGTTAGGCTTATCTGTGAAACAGCATGGTGTCACACTGCCCACCCAGATCAGGTGATTCAGATGTCAGCAACGCACTCAATTACTAcctaacaaatatttaaactacCATTCAAGTTCTGGGAGCGgtaccatttttcttaaattaatactCAAAGAATCACAAAAAAtgtgtatcatggtttccacaaaaatattaagcagcacaaatgttcaAATTTGATAGTAATAagatatgtttcttgagcatcaaatcagcaaattagaatgatttccaaagaatgatgtgacactgaagtctggatcttttccatcacaggaataaatcacattttaaaatagaaaatatttattttaaactgtgataatattttataatgttactgattttactgaatttatgatcaaataattgaACCTTAGCGAGCACGGGAGACATCTACATTAAGAAATCTTACTGGCTCCAAACTTTTCATGGTAGTGTAGATAGGgctttcttaaaaaataattaataatattaatcaatATGTTTTAAGCCAGAACATCTAATATGAAGCTTTACCTTCACTTGTCTGGTTAAAGCATTATTCATCACTTACTAAAATACTCAATACAGTTTTGTAGATCAAATAAAAGGCAAAAGCAAGGTTGTAGAGTGCTATGCGTGTTTTATAGGGCTTTAAAAACCACATCGGCCAGAGTCCACATGAAATTGTGCGGTAAGCACATGACAAACCTGTAATGCTTTTAGTGGAGGAGTGTAATCACAGTTTATACGTCCTCCGTGTGTAAAAGTTAACAGTTTTGAAGTTATTACAGCATCTTTAAATCTACATATCTGCTCAATGGCTGCTTATGTACTTTCCTGTAAAACGGTTTTATGCCCTGAAATAATTTATGTTGTTTAACTTGTATTAAGGATTACGTTCTTAagatcttaaagggatagttctcacacaaatgaaaatttgtatgactttctttattctGAAGACTGTTTTTGCATATACAATAAATGTCATTggagtccaaaacaacactgaactctattaatgtttattgtatgaaaacacacacactgagacatttaaaaatcttattttggGAACTGCATGCTGCTTATACTTGAGTGCAATATGTAAGATctgtatctttttttctttttttttttgtgtcataTCTATATATCTTTTCTTGCAGTTCTTTGCCATAGTGGTGACTCTGTTATACGGAGCTAGCAGCTACTTTGCCTATTTGGACTGGAGGGGTGAAGGGCAAAATGCAGCGGCGAGTACAGTGCCTGTGTAGACCATCCTCTGTTTAACATTCTCAGTCACTGTGTGAGGACACTTCGAAGGGGATATTACTCAGATTCTTCAGGAACATCCGACAACCCTTCTGTATAACGGTGCTCAGCATAATTGCTTTATGGTTTATAACATGGACATTGTGTGTATGCTTCTGTGCAGCAGGcgtgggtcagtaagattttttttaaaaaggaattaattattttactccgcaaggatgcattgaattgatcaaaagtgacagtaaatacatttataatcttaaaaaagatttattttaaaaaatgctgggatgggatcgggaaaggtccgcAAGCCGGGACTcgaactttttattttttattgtatgtttATGGTGGCCAGGAGAGCTCAActcgctgcaacttcagaaaacatgcaaatagaaaaggcaccagcaaattaagaaaacatcttcatcatcagtttgacagcacgtgctgcaaatgctcacaacacaaaacaaataaagaaacgcgcaAGTAGCACAGACCGCAATTAAATTACACCAACAAAacgaaaattaaccattaatttttttttgggaaTATGGATTACAATTTTATAATCAGTtgtacaaataccatggttaaactgtGGTTAGTGTAGTAAATGCATACTTAATTTGTGcatggttaccatggtttaactagtgtaaccatttttctttttatgtaataaatgtattaattaattaactttaaTAGAAGAACCATAGGCTATGGTTTTTTGAAAGGAAAGTTGTAAAAGTAAGCTtacataacattttacaatCACAGTAATTGTGTATTTCGTCAGCTTATTTGGgctaataatatttatatttatatagctaGGAAATCATGATCAGgatgttaaaataacaaaaatctcACCTTTCAGAGCAAACATTGATAAACATGTCCCAGCCATGTTTGTCACTTCACTGTTCCTTTAAACATTTCCGAGCTGGCCAATTTGCAGCATGTttctttgtgttgtgagcatttgcagcgcatgtgttgtcaaattgatgaagatgttttttattttgcatgtatttttaatttgcagTCAGTTGAGCTCACTTGGCCACcttatatatttgatcaaataaatgcagcctgagTAAGCAttaagagattaaaaaaaaaaaaaaatcttaccagccCCAGCTTTTAGTGTACTATTTTTCTAAGACACACTGAATGACTTGAGCAAATATGTATTTGAGTGGTGAGGTTCTTGCATTAGTGTAAAGTTATGCTTAAGAATGTAATTGATTGTTTTGAGCATAAAAAGgttttgataaaatataaagaactattgtatttatttctttcataCACAGGCTCAGATGtctatatatacaaataataaacaaatgtacACAATAACGCAACATTCATCTAGTAAGAACAACACATTCTTCTAAGTAAAGAAGGGAGTAAAAATGCTGAAGTTTGTATACATCAACGAAACtaagtattattttgaaaagttCTTATCAGTCTTTCCTTCTTATTGTCACTCAGAAGATATGAGAGCCATCCAAAACATGGACTCTACATCACATTAAAAGCATGAAAAACTGTATGGATTATTTACATTCTTTCTGGTAACTataaacactatttttaattctgtatttatattttaatattttacttgaAAGACTTGCAAgtcttttaaatggaaaaaggGTCTTTTAGATTTATTGTCATATCAGGCACATTGTATAATACTTTTGTATTGAAAAGCCCTTTATGATTGTCaagtgaaaataattattttggtaTATTATGATATACAAGGATTTAACCATATGAAAATGTTCAATAAAGTGGCAGCTTTGAGATGCTCAAATGCTCATTACAGCTTTCTACATCAGTTTGGTCAGAAACAGCAGTAGTGTTTTGCTGCGCTGTAGGCCAACAAGATGTGAAAGACTGATCCAGACAGAGTGGATTTCAGGACATGAACACTGTAAGAGGAGTCATACCAGATAAACTGACAGTTGTCCCGAACGTTTCGTTTAAACATTAACCTAAATTAAACACAGATTCCCTTCTGTCAAGTTACTATAAAAGTGGCTGTTTGTTTTGGGATGTGGGAAAGGAATTTTCAATAAATATTCATCTTTTTAAATGGGAATATTCATATGTGTTGACTGATCAAGTTCATTTACAGCTGGATTGTGAGGCCGTGCTAGAGGTCAGAGGTGAAGCGGAAGCAGAACTGAAAGATTTCACCACCAGTCCGGTACTAAGGTCCAATCCTCTGCCTTCCTTTTCCTACAAAAGGAGGAGATAAATAAGTTTCTACCACAGTCTATGGCAGGTTTATAGCTTCTGTTCATGTTCGAAGAAAAGTAGGTCAACGTTTTATCGTAGTAGATGATTACGTGTCAGGTTATTTTATTATAGACAAGAACTACATCCGAACGGGGCAGAACAGCTTTTCTCTGAACTGTAACCAAATAAACATTATGAAACCTATATTTTGTAGTATAAAgaaaaagaacagctttttaCTTACTGCTCTGTAATCAATGAACATCTCTTTAAAGGCCAtaaagtcagtgaaagtgagCAGCATGTCAAGTATGTCACCTGAAACTTCATCTTTGTGCTGTCTAATTGAGAAAAGAAGGattacaaataaacagaaaatttaGGTCACAATCATGGAATAATGTTCTGTGCAAATACCAGTTTATGTAAATACCTCCATCTAGTGGTAAATTGTGTGTATTACAATAAGACACTTCGggttttttcaaaaaataatttttcacagcataCAGTAAATAGGGTctttatacatgaaaatatatagcgGCCTTCTAAATGTTAGGAAGTGGCTCCTCATATAAGGATTATCTTTTTTGAGGGTCTGTAACATCTAAAACCCCTGTTTTATACTGATTTTAGACTGGATTGCTATTGTctttattttgatcttttttttttggtggatatttttcagtatatacgATATCGTCAGTGTAAAAGAAATGCTGTCAGCCACTGTCAAGCCTGAGCACCATACTCAGGCCcagaaaaaaagatgaattCATATGGCATACTTAAGTGAATGGGTGAATGCATCCATGCTGAATCCAGGAATTCGCTCTACCAACTGCTGTTCCAGATGTTTTTCAAGGATTTCAATCTGAGAAagcaaaatttaataaatgacatttaaatacagtacTTCCATCTCTACAAGGGTCATAAATGTATGATAAAACAAAGCTGAAAGTACCGCAtacatattcattaaaaataggTGTATAGCTGAGCTTGTTCTCATCAGAGTCATCAAACTCAAGGTAATATTTCTCCATGAAAGACTGCTGAAGATGTTGGAATTCATCCTCTGTGGAAATAATTGCATGTGTCAGTTATAATTTGGAT containing:
- the arl2bp gene encoding ADP-ribosylation factor-like protein 2-binding protein; its protein translation is MMDARETDLLGGNENIVEMQTLEEEDFAVSISSDADAEFDMVIGNIEDIIMEDEFQHLQQSFMEKYYLEFDDSDENKLSYTPIFNEYIEILEKHLEQQLVERIPGFSMDAFTHSLKQHKDEVSGDILDMLLTFTDFMAFKEMFIDYRAEKEGRGLDLSTGLVVKSFSSASASPLTSSTASQSSCK
- the pllp gene encoding plasmolipin, with amino-acid sequence MADFPGKVNTQTSSSEPQRSYGIPAMVDMDFIRSIPGILLIAEIFVGLLVWSLIASTNYTSNPAYGWVMFVSVTLWLLSIALFVVLMLRFYQSLPSVPWPLVLMVFYVVAAVLYVTAFLADAVSVPSYRLSWHAHLGASAFFAIVVTLLYGASSYFAYLDWRGEGQNAAASTVPV